A part of Ictalurus furcatus strain D&B chromosome 8, Billie_1.0, whole genome shotgun sequence genomic DNA contains:
- the LOC128611925 gene encoding uncharacterized protein C4orf45 homolog, with translation MRRKDCKSDPAQQGQRILFTGPDGIGDYRVRLCDFPHSIGIGALSSGATGDLNYLFRPAPCAPALLPKHFYVGEVGWGIEHGLRLNARTLLSNTQIKRSEFRSAMEDRISQILQNPWKAPECFLDRQEPSVRGDQSDCENQSQDSNNQILLN, from the exons ATGAGAAGGAAAGACTGCAAAAGTGATCCTGCTCAGCAAGGGCAAAGAATCCTCTTTACAG GACCTGATGGCATTGGGGATTACAGAGTCAGACTGTGTGATTTCCCACATAGCATCGGCATCGGCGCCTTGTCCTCGGGGGCCACGGGGGATTTAAATTACCTCTTCCGGCCTGCACCGTGTGCACCAGCACTGTTGCCCAAGCACTTCTACGTTGGAGAAGTGGGATGGGGCATTGAGCATGGCCTTAGACTCAATGCCAGAACATTACTCAGCAACACACAGATCAAG CGTTCTGAGTTTCGCTCGGCCATGGAGGACAGGATATCTCAGATATTACAGAATCCATG gaaagcGCCAGAGTGCTTTTTGGACAGGCAGGAGCCGAGCGTCCGAGGGGACCAGAGTGACTGTGAGAACCAGAGCCAGGACAGCAACAACCAGATCCTACTAAACTAG